In archaeon BMS3Bbin15, a single genomic region encodes these proteins:
- a CDS encoding aminoimidazole riboside kinase, whose amino-acid sequence MDVVSVGHASIDRVEINGMRKKQPGGAGIYSAMAANIFVDSAVVSRVGTDFPGGFFTNLHGIGIDIAGIKQVSGKSTFFDISYNENNQAVYNTYSLGVGVHIRPEDIPKKHLTAGAFHIAPMAASKQRAFVEFLRENTYGLISLNTHAAYFARYRKELLGLIPDVDIFTINDEEAMLLTKTKSIEQAINAFKKLEANIAVITMGVYGSVVIEKGEINFSPSVIQHHVVDLTGCGDVYGGSFIACYMLTENALKSANIANSVASISASDWSFSAIKNLKFGTLEAFQKFVVLRQSRLSKTQRNLENYI is encoded by the coding sequence ATGGATGTTGTTTCTGTAGGGCATGCAAGCATTGACAGAGTTGAAATTAATGGCATGAGGAAGAAGCAGCCTGGTGGTGCGGGTATTTACTCTGCCATGGCTGCAAATATCTTTGTCGATTCTGCAGTGGTTTCGAGAGTTGGAACTGATTTTCCAGGAGGTTTCTTTACAAATCTGCATGGAATTGGTATTGATATAGCAGGCATAAAGCAGGTCTCTGGTAAGAGCACATTCTTTGATATAAGTTATAATGAGAATAATCAGGCTGTTTACAATACCTACTCCCTTGGTGTTGGTGTGCACATACGCCCTGAGGACATTCCAAAGAAGCACCTCACAGCCGGGGCCTTTCATATTGCTCCCATGGCAGCAAGCAAACAGAGAGCATTTGTAGAGTTTCTGAGGGAGAATACGTATGGGCTTATCTCTTTAAATACCCATGCTGCATACTTCGCAAGATACAGAAAGGAACTTCTCGGGCTTATCCCTGATGTTGATATCTTCACAATAAATGATGAGGAAGCAATGCTTCTAACAAAGACGAAAAGTATTGAGCAGGCAATAAATGCCTTTAAAAAGCTTGAAGCAAATATTGCGGTTATAACCATGGGAGTTTATGGAAGTGTTGTTATTGAGAAGGGAGAGATAAACTTTTCGCCTTCTGTGATTCAACATCATGTTGTTGACCTAACAGGCTGCGGAGACGTCTATGGGGGTAGTTTTATAGCCTGTTATATGCTCACTGAAAATGCTTTGAAGTCTGCCAATATAGCAAATAGTGTGGCAAGTATAAGTGCAAGCGACTGGAGCTTCTCGGCAATAAAAAATCTTAAATTCGGCACTCTTGAAGCCTTTCAGAAGTTTGTTGTACTCAGGCAGAGCAGGCTGAGCAAGACGCAGCGCAATCTGGAGAATTATATCTGA